The Tenrec ecaudatus isolate mTenEca1 chromosome 12, mTenEca1.hap1, whole genome shotgun sequence genomic interval GGACGTGCAGTCTGGCTGGTGAAGCCACATTCACCCAGTGTCTTGCTGTCCTCCAGGAGTTGGTCGTCCTTAAGGAGACAAGGAGGGGTTCAGGAGGCAGGTCTCTAGGCCAGCAGCCCAAGTGGCTCAGAGAGAAAACTCGCAGATTACAAGACAGTGCTCACAGCCTTACAAAGCCAGACCAGGGACCACTGTTCCCCTTCCTGGAAGCCCCCGGGGCAAGTGGGAACAGGTCCACCTGGGTTTGGATCCTAGGTCTGCCACTCCCACTCCTCCGTCCCCATTGACCTTGGACAAGGTGATTTGCTATTGTGGAACTCAGATCTGTATAATGGGAGTTAACTGGTACTCCCAAAAAAGCACCAATTTGGAAGGCAAGATctaggcagtggggagggaaggccaCTGGAGAGTCTGGGGTGTTAGCGGGACAACTACTGGAGGGACCATAAACGCTGAAGCGCTGTGGGGAGAGGGACAGGGTGGTGAAAAGGCCAATCCCCCAGTTCCCAGCTGTATCAGTGCGCCAGATGATGACCTGGCCTGACGCATTTGGTTCTGCAATGAGAACGGAGCCTTCATCTTTACTGTTGCAAAATTCCCTGGTTTGGAAGGTGGCTTGGAGTCTTTGGCAACATTGGCAAAAGCTGGAAGGCAGAGGAAACGCTCTCCGGGTGAACTGGTGGGGTCTGATTAGACACCTCCCCTTCGGGGTATCTTTTCCGCGTGGGGCTCTTATGTTCTTTTGCATACGCGAGGCCTCTTCAAGCAGGCGTATTTAGGGTGCAAGACTGGCACCTGACGGACTCTCGGGGTGCGTTATGAATATCGGGGTTGAACTCAACGACCTTGGAGGGTGGGAGCGCCCGGCAGCTCAGAGGGACCGTTGCGCGGAGCGCAGGGCCTGGCGCGCGCATCTGGAGCATCCTCGCTGGAGACGTCAGCGGCACTGATCCCCTGCCTCGGCTTCGGATACGCGTGGCCCCGGCGCGCCGCTGTGGGGACTAGTGACAGCCCCGCGGCGCCGCACCCTGGCTTTCTGAACCCCAGCCGCCTGCCCTCCCGTTCGCACCTTATACAGACGCTGCTCGTCCGGTGGCCGCTTAAGGATGCCCTCGACGATGCGTTTCAGCTCGAACACGGTGCTCGACTCCTTGGCGTCGGTGAAGATGGTGGTCTTGTGGCGCCGGATCATTAGGAACACGTCCTGCGGGCGACCGGCGGGCGTGAGCGCGGCCCACGGGCCCCCCGCGCGGCCCGCCGCCCCCGGCCGCCCCCCGGACCCTAGGCCCGGACCGCCCctcccccgcgcccgctcaccaTCGCGGCAGCAGCCTCTCCCCCTCGACGCGCCGGCGCGGCCACGCTCCACCCCGTTCCCAGCATCCCGCGCGCACGCCCGTCATATCCCGGGCCGCGGGCCCCGCCccgccgcgccccgccccgcccctcaggTGCCGCCATTTTAAGACAATCCGGAAGCAGCTCGCTGACTGGCGCCGTCGGCCGCCATCTCGGCGCTACCCGTGCCCGCGGCCATGCCCGCAGGCTGGTGACCCGAGTGGCCGGAGGGGGCGAGCAGGCGCGGGCCGTGGCCTCCGGACCGGCACAGTGGGCTGCCGTGCTGATGTGGTCGGGGCGGGCGCCGAGCGGGGCGCTGCCCTCTCCCCAGGTCCGACTCGTCGCCAGGCGCCCGGCGGCCATTTTGCAGGGGGTTTCTCTTGGCTCTGGGTTCTGCGCCCGCAGTGCGGGAAGGTGCCCCCTCGCCCTGCCCAGCCCGGTTCGTAGAGGGTCCCAGAAAAGGGCCCTTGCGGGGGAGGTGGGTGGGCCTGCATCCTCCTAGGGAAGAAGCGCGCCCCCCGGCCTTAGGCACACTCGGGCCCAGAAGTGCCCCCTCCTCCTGGGGCTTTGAACACGACGCCACCTCGTCCCCCAAACTGCTGCTACGGGACGGCAGAGGAACCTGCCCGTCGGTCCGTCCGCGGTCAGGACACCCCGCAGCATTGCCCTGCCCAGAGCTTAAAGCCCGAGCACCTCGGTTTGTTTGCACAAGGCTGTGGGGTCCCACAAATAGATGAAGCCTCCATGTACGGGAACCCTCGTAGAGTCAAAGGAGACCTGGTCGTCTTGTGGGGGCTCACTgggctgcagttggaaaccactccgCGGAAGGGGTCTTCCGACTTGTAAAGTCCGTTTCAGACTCTCCCAGggactgctctaccctgtccttacaGGGTCACTCGGAGTCCTTGGTAGGTAGACCCCCCACCCATGGTTAAATCGCACTTTAAAAAAACTCTGGTTTCTTTTATTAATTAGgagtttacaaatatatataatttcatagttAATCATGTCAAGCAGGATTGTATGATTGCTACCACATTCTTTttcctccttgacattgtctcccgtTAAataaccccccccacacacacactttaccctcccaccccccaaaccctttttctccttgctgttcttcAATCCTGAGTCGTGTACCAGAAAAGAAACATAGGGAAGGTGCCCTCCAGTGACGTAATACTTATGAGGCACACCTTAATAAGAACAAATAGTATAATCCTCCAGCGTCATTAGCCAAGGATGGAGATAACATCATTGCCCTCAGGTTGAATGCCTGGGATTGGGATTGACTCCAACCCTCTTGGACCAATCCAGGGAGGGGCAATCTCAGGgatttgcctgggtgtgtccttactGGAAGTTTCTATCCTGGAGACAGGACGGGATTACGTTTGAGTCTTGCCCTTAACATTTGTGCCTGCCGGGGGGGCCAATCTTGTAAACCCTTCTATTTGGCAATGTGTGTGTCCCAATCCAGGTCCTTTCCTGCTTCTCACTCCTAACTGATGTAGTGATCTGTCTGCAATCAAGAGTTTGTGACATTTCCCTTTGTGCTGTGTCCTGTTTATCTGGTATCCTGACTTGAACCCTTCACCATAATTTTGACTTTGTGCTTATGGCCttctcatctggatgatgtgtctctgtctttgtctcttttaagacttaaacGTTATCATTAAATCACATTTGGGGGTCTCTGGTGCCCTTAAAACAGGGCAGAGTGGCGGGGAGATGCTATTTGTCAGCATTGTGCCTATGACCAGTGGTGGGGCAACTGGAGACTGACCGGTGTGttaagagtttaaattctgagcatcagtttgcaaaaggctacaGATGACAATGACAGACCCACATCCATTTGCATGGTCTCCACATAGATAAACCTTCCTTTAAATGTTTTCTGATCACTAAGGGTGTAGTGAATCCTGCCCCTGGGCAGAATGCCAGGGAGAATGGACTGCCTCCATCTCtctggccagcccagggaggggccatCTATTCCGGGCTTGCCTAGGTGTGCCTTTGAAGGAGGTCCCCATACTGGGGACCACAAAGTCATGAGTCCCTGTCAGTCTTACCCTGACCACCTAGGTCAGATGGTCTTGTACCAATCTTGGAAGTCCTTCTAACAAGACCCCTGTCCCCATCCTCCTCCTGCTCTGTGGCCCCAGCTGTAACTGTGAGGTATTGATCACGCCTTTGCCCCTGCCCACACCCTTTTTAAAGCTTTGTGTCTCAACAAACCCTCAAACACCATTCTAACCTCTTGATCAGGGGTCcacaaactatggcccgtgggccacatgcggcccgccgaggacattcatCCATTTTTGCCtgttttgttttaacttaaaaataagatatgtgcattgtgcataggaatttgttcatatttaaaaaacaaaaaaataatagtcCGGCCTTCCAACGGTCtgcgggacagtgaactggcccctgtttaaaaagtttgaggatccctgctctTGATAATGGCCTCCCTCAGCCAGATAGTGTGTCTGTTGATCAGTGCCTGAAAGCAAAGGTACCCCTGACAGAGCTTTGGTTTCATCCTTGAAAGGAGTCCAGATTACAGTCATTTTCTGAAGAGTCCAAGGAGACAGGAAAGGACAGTAGCCCCGAGCCATCCCCTTGGTAAtccggggagggaggagcaggctaCTTCAAGAAAAGATAgggtgggatcacgaggtgccaagggaccaggtataaggcatcatgcaaaaaaaaaatgtgtgtatgtatgtatatgtgtgtatatatatgtgtatatataccatattaaatcaagggggaagtgcagagtggagacccaaggcccaagtgtcggccaatggagatcccctcatagaggggtttaggagaggatatgggttaattagggtgcaaggtagtactggatgcttcctctccccaactaccatgatccgaattctaccttgcagggctggatagggcagaggctgtacactggtacatacgagggctggaggcacagggaatccagggtggatgataccttcaggaccaagggtgtgagggacgatgctgggagagtggagggtgagtgggttggaaaggggcaactgattacaaggatccacatgtgacctcttccctgggggagggacagcagagaagggggggaagggagactccggatagggcaagatatgacaaaataatgatgtataaattaccaagggcacatgagggagcggggagaggggagggaggggaaaaaaaaagaggacctgatgcaaagggcttaagtggagagcaaatgctttgagaattattggggcagggaatgtatggatgtgctttttacaattgatgtatgtatatgtatggactgtgataagagttgtatgagcccttaataaattgtttaaaaaaaaagaaaagaaaagataggGGAATGAGGAACATACACCCAGGTAAGGGCAGACAGGAGGAAGTTCTCCCTCAAGACCTAGATATGAAATCTAGATATGAGATCTCCTTTGTCCTCCCCAATAGTTGCCTGATGgatcaacagcaacaagaaaacctCCTGGCTGTCTTTATCATAGAGCATTTGACAAAGGTTTTGCAGAAGTTATATTTTAGCTCACCTTTTGTAGAACCAAACCAGTCCCCACTGTGTAGAATGAGCCAGTCTTACGTGGCTATTCCGATTCAGTCAGGCGTAGTCTTAATGGTTTCCCATCTCTCGTTTTCTCTTTGACACATAAACTTTTGACTGATTATCTTGTGATGCCTTTCCCCTAGGAAAGTCTTTGTCTTTCTGTTGcctttgtctcttttaaaacataatttttttctcttaaattatatttgttctaaaattgaacatggtaatgattatacaattctccttgatgtaATTGAATGATTGAATCGTATGGtaggtaaattatgtgccaataaaacttaaaaatcatattaagaaaaaaattattttacgtGGAGGTGGTCTCTTGTACCTTGAAACACTGGCCTGGCAGAGGGCCCAAATTTAACTGTGCGGTGCGTTGGCGCTTTAGATTCTAAGCTCTAGGTTGGCAGGAGCCCAAAATCCACGGTGTCTCCACGACCTGCCTCTGGTGAGTTCTGAGCATGGGTTGGCACGTGAAAAGTCCCGCCTGGCCAGCCCTGGGAAGGGTGGCTAGCTGTTCAAGGCCCTCTTGTTGGTTCTAACTCAGCTGTCAGCTGTTGGTTTCTCGGGGTTAGGAATACCTTGGTCCTGATTCACGTGGAAGcccagtttgtgatccaagtgagtttttttaaCGTATAGGTGTTTCAGGTTTGACACAGCACCCTCAGGACACGTCACACCCACCAGTGGATACCTGAGGCCCGAGAGCAGCAGCTGGAGAATAGAGAGGTGGGCCCCGAGTCTGGCTTTTCAGGGTTCTCcgctgggaggcatggttgaaggtactggttgatcccattggctgaattaagctcacctggcccagattagggcccacccaggtgtactggcttcctgtctcaaagacctgaatgtgggCATGCCTTTTAGctttaagcagcttccaacttcctgtaggaggggagagggaggcttTGGTCTGTACAGGGACAACCCTAGCTCTGCCTCCAGCTCCTTAACACAGTGACCCAGTCAGTGTACGAGAGAAGGGAGCAGGGCTGGGTCCTGTGTTATCCTCATATCTGTGCTCCTGTTTGAGATGCAGCCACTGCAGTCACCCTCAGAAACTCATCTGGGTGTGCGCCTCATGGAAACAGGCACCAGGATCACAAGCCGCGGCCCAGATGGCCAGTGGTTCTCAGAGCCAGTCCTGCAAACTGCTAATCTGCAGTGGTGTTTATAGTAAGCAGCCCAGTCATGGCCCCTCTCTGGGGTCTGTAGGCCCCTCTCTGGGGTCTGTGAAGACGTGGTCTGCTGCTGCCAGTCCTGGTTTGGTGACAGTTCTctctgccgccccccccccccttgccctGCCTCCTCACCGTGTTTTACAGATTCTATTTCAGTAGCCAGGTAGCAGTAAATTCTTCACCCCTACCCTCATTATGGGCccatgctaatggcctccctcctctggatgtttttgtttttaaatgaaatatttgtcCTGTTCAAGACTTAATAAAGGAGATCTCTCTAAAACTTATTTCAATTTAGGGTTTCATTTAAGGCATAAAAGATACCCTAATCCTCAAGTAGAATTTACGGACAATACTTATTAAATCTTAAAATAGGACAAAGACCCATCATCCAGATGAGCAACTGTCTGTGGTGAACGGAGGGACTGGAGGAGAATGAAATGCAGCTCCATTCGCCGTGCTCATCACGACAGGTCTGGAACCACTGACTCTGGTGGGGAAAGACGCTCACGGTGATGAGATACAAATAAATTATAATATACCTTCTCATGACTGGACACAGTCCCTCCAATAACCCCCCATAAAGGAACTGTCATAAAGGAGCTGCCACGTAAGGAATTGTTTCTGTGTCTGGCGACTTCACAATGCCTGAAGGTGATCTGTAGAGAAGAGCTATCAGGTTGTACAGCCAACCCACCATAAAGTGAAGCAAGCCCCTGGTTGCTCAGTGGGGCTCGAGGTCAAccagcactaggtcaagatgctgACTCACCTGATTGCTGGTGTATTACATTACCTATCAGCTATGTCATATGTTAGCTGTATGATGtgcatgccttatgaaagatctgCAAGCCTCActatatatacccattggaaaatatacacttgttctcagtcttgacatgGGACaaggttaggagccctggtgccccgctgtctgtctgtctttaacaTTTTCCATAATCACAAAGCCCCTCCTGGGGTCCCATTCGAGTGCTGggaaccccctcaccccaacagGGAATGCTACAAGCCCAACATCCTAATGTCATCCAAGGGTTTTCTGCGATCATGGATAAAAAGAACATGGGGTGGGGTAACAGTCGCagagcatgattggtggcagatcaatacatcacagtcacAAGTGGGATTATAGGAATAGGACCACATGCACTATGTTAAAGAGTTTATAAGACTGGTTCAGGGCTTTCCAACCAAGGCAGGGCATAATTCATGACTCTGTGCCCCTAGCATGGCAGCCTCCCTGGAAGATACCCCCCCTCCTTGGGCTGGTCACTTTCCAGTGTTCTCTGAGGACAAGACTGTTGATAGCCCCGATTAACAGTCagaggaattcagtggaggcttaatccacatgaaaAACAACCTCACTGTCCTCAAGTCGACTCCTACTTGCAGCGAcccccctgtaggacagagtagaactgcccctgggggcttccagACTCCGTTTTTTTGCAGAAAGCTACCCCTCCCCCATTCTATATGGGGGCTCTGCCCATGGACTTGGGGTGTTCATTGCCATCTGTAGCTTTTTGCAAACGGGGTGCCCAGAATGTAAGTTCTAATACAGGTCTCCGATGAtgatcccctcacccccctcccatgCCCCACTGCCAAGGACAGCCTTCAGCAACTAGCCTCAGCACTGGCGAGTTTCTTGTGTCCCGAGATGAGAGCACCACTTGCTAAAACTGCTGTGTCAGTTTCGACTCAGAGCACCCCTGCGCCCAACAGAAAGAAACTGTCCAGTGCTgcccccacctcaccaccacggAGGACGGCCGCCATTGTAGGcacccatctctttgagggcctttcttcctctttctaaGTCCAGAAGTGGTTCGTTGTCCCCCGTTGTCGGTCGGTCTGTGCCGCTATGGGGGCTggggtggctgtgatgctggaagcaatgctCCCATTACTTCTGGCTTCTCAGGAGCCCTCTGAAGCCCTTTCCTCTCAtgtgactttctacccactgcacCCCAGTCATCTCCATCACCTGagtgggaggcaggagacagcATACACGTGACTGGTGGGGCCCGCTCTTCCTTTTAGCATCTTCTCTTACATTGAGATGGAGTCTTGGCGTTGGGGGCCTTGGTGAGGAAAATGTTCAGTGTGGCTAGTCGTACAGTAGGCCACCGATAGGCATAAGGCTCTTGTGTGCGAAAAAAGTCACCAGACTGGCCCAACTTCAGCAAATGGAGCAAGGAGTCAAGTTGTTTCTCAGTAACCATGGCATTAGTTGATAGGCACTAGAACATTCATTAGAACTCAGGCACTGGGGGTATAGGATATGGGAATCAGGGGGATTAAAAGTGGGGGGCCCAGGGAATCtgctggggggaagggagacagctctTCGGTACTGCTCAGGAAAGATTGTTACCCCATAGTACTCAGCCAATAAGCAATCAGGGAAAAGGTCTTGAGGACTAAGggataaaatgctttttaaaggagCTGTTAGGtgcaccccccctttttttttggcCTGATTTGTCTCTGAGCTTGGGGACCTGATTTTGTAAAATTGTACAATAAAGCACCCCACAccccaaagcagtggttctcaaccttcctaatgccgtgaccctttaatacagttcctcatgttgtggtgatcctctaaccataaaattattttcattgctacttcatcactgtcattttgctactgttatgaattgggcgactcctgtgaaagggtcttttgaccctccaaaagggtcacgacccacaggctgagaatgaCTGCTCTAAGAGTACAGATTGGATTTTTTGTATTCCTTAGTTAAAATCCTGTAAGCTCATATGTGTTAAGGCAGTTTGCTCCAGTTCTCTCTCTGTCTCGAAATTCCTCAGGGTACAGGCCAGATCAGGGGTTTATACTGATCTGTCAGTTACCAAGAGGGACCAATACAGTGTCTTGGATTTGGACATTTTTCTTATCTTGGAAGCTTTGGAATAGAATGCCTACACCCTGGGGGAGAGAAACCATGCTGGGTTCTCTAGATAAGAAAAACCAGTGACTCatgtgttattgttaggtgtcaaccccaaactgaactcactgccatggagtcagtggtgactcatagtaaccgcctgtgggtttccaagactgttcctgtctctgggaatagaaagcccagtctttctcccttggagctgctggtggtttcaaaccgacaACCATACAGATCACAGTGCAACTCAGTAAcccctatgccatcagggctccttgttaggcccccatatgtgtgtgtgtagatagatatagatgtagagaGAAGTTGATATCAAGAGAATGGTTCATAGTTATGCAAGTGGGCAAGTCCAAGTCCAGGTCGGTGCCCGTCAAATGTTTTGCTGTTGGCTTTTCCTGACTCAAGTAGTTTTGGGAACTGATGAACCCCAGATCAGCTGGAAGGTGACAGACTGATGGCTGCACAGGTGAATGAATGCAAGGCAAGTCAGATGACAGGCTGTTGACTCAATTCCACCGGTCAGATACAGGTTCCAGACGCAGCAAAGTGCAAGCAAGTGTTCCCACAGTGTCCACTCATATTTAAGCAGGCCACACTCTTGAGGTAACGTCCTTTTAATTGATGACATCAGGCTATCTGTGTTATCTCACCCTAACCTTACAACTGAtaggctgctcatagcagatcccatTACGGACGTGATCACactgtgttaggtcacatcatgggaaaTTAGCAGATCTTGTGCCACACCACTGACAAGCCTGACCTGATGGAGTTGACACAAACTATCACAacctcccttccttcctgcctcctaCAGACtctttccttgggagaaaagaggagggTGAGGCCAGGGCTTGCACCTTCTATGTTCACCTCCTGCACCCATTGCCCACTCCTCCAGATCCCATCCATTTTTTCAGACAGCGTTCCCGTTCTTCAGAGAATccactggcgggtttgaactggtaaccttgtggttaacagtaccTAACCCACAGAACCTCCAGGTTGATACCCAGCCcagaataaaaccccaaaccaaactctgtcactgagtcaatgcagactcagtgaccccataggacaggacagaactgcctccgtgggtgTAACtacttctgggagtagaaagccccatctttctcctgaggagcagatcATGGTTTTCAACTGGTGATCCTGCAGTTAGCTAGCTtgaaaccactgcatcaccagggcgccccaagccagagtGGATGATTTGGttcgtgatgctggaagctatgtcactgggctTTCTAATGCCAGCAGGCTCCCCCACAGGgagcaggtttcaacagagcttccagactgagaacagacaaaAAGAAGCCCTCGgcccccactttggaggaaaaggctgttgaaaaccttatggcttcaaagcattgtcagatactgacagTGGGAACCTAGAACGAAGGAAGCAGAACACTGATGGAGATACCGCCAGAAGGTCAGGTCTGAGGACGCTTGAGATGTGCCTGAAGAGGAGCGGATTTCTTGGAGGGGCGTTGACCGTGGTGAGGtgagtcaggtaaagcctctgggagtggagcttCTGGACCACCGTTTACTGATGGGACACGACTCAAAAATTGTTTTAATGATCGGGACTTGGATTGTACAAAGTATGaacttaggaaaattggaagccaccaaaaaatgaaatggaatacataaacaagatcaatatcctaggcaatcATGAGCTGA includes:
- the ELOB gene encoding elongin-B, producing MAAPEGRGGARRGGARGPGYDGRARGMLGTGWSVAAPARRGGEAAAAMDVFLMIRRHKTTIFTDAKESSTVFELKRIVEGILKRPPDEQRLYKDDQLLEDSKTLGECGFTSQTARPQAPATVGLAFRADDTFEALRIEPFSSPPELPDVMKPQDSGSSANEQAVQ